One stretch of Brachyhypopomus gauderio isolate BG-103 chromosome 10, BGAUD_0.2, whole genome shotgun sequence DNA includes these proteins:
- the letm2 gene encoding LETM1 domain-containing protein LETM2, mitochondrial: protein MSVLSSQMLLAVTRSRGSCLLSKHHGAVPSSACIRYHSALAGCPVRSGPLPLHYSAPYLLQPAYVSTRTLHSSWAWLREATDSPVSAGDAQQDSGSVVPGSQPPPAGSTAVARRSLGQRVLDELKHYYHGFRLLGIDTKIAGRMVWRLLHGQQLTRRERRRLMRTCADLFRLVPFMVFIIVPFMEFLLPVFLKLFPEMLPSTFETESKKEEKQKKGLAAKLEMAKFLQETIAEMARRNKAAATGDETQKFSTYVQQVRHTGEQPTTKDIVRFSKLFEDELTLEHLERPQLVALCKLLELQPIGTNNLLRFQLMMQLRTIKTDDEMIAKEGIATMNAVELQAACRSRGMRSLGLTTDQLHEQLQQWLDLHLNENVPPSLLLMSRAMYLTDLKPKAPVIPSVPKLERTPATAAKNEGSTTEKPLSSSMEVMIDSAPVIKDRKAEELVEKPKGLDMPSSEAQLIHAKEAELAQKSKMSSANGL from the exons ATGTCCGTGTTAAGTTCTCAAATGCTGCTCGCAGTGACTAGATCTAG GGGGTCCTGTTTGCTGTCCAAACACCACGGTGCTGTCCCGTCCTCGGCATGTATCCGTTACCACTCAGCGCTGGCTGGATGTCCTGTGCGCTCCGGGCCCCTGCCTTTGCACTATAGCGCCCCCTACCTGCTGCAGCCTGCATATGTTTCCACGCGGACGCTTCACAGCTCCTGGGCCTGGCTACGGGAGGCGACAGACTCCCCAGTGAGTGCAGGGGATGCACAACAGGATTCGGGGTCTGTCGTCCCCGGGTCCCAGCCGCCTCCGGCAGGCAGCACAGCGGTGGCACGCAGGTCTCTGGGCCAGAGGGTTCTGGATGAGCTGAAGCACTATTACCATGGCTTCCGTCTGCTGGGGATCGACACAAAGATTGCTGGCAGGATGGTGTGGAGGCTCCTGCATGGACAACAGCTCACAcgcagggagaggaggagg CTGATGAGGACCTGTGCAGACCTCTTCCGCCTCGTCCCCTTCATGGTCTTCATCATCGTTCCCTTCATGGAGTTCCTGCTTCCGGTCTTCCTCAAGCTGTTCCCGGAAATGCTTCCCTCCACGTTCGAGACAGAGTCCAAGAAG GAGGAGAAGCAGAAGAAGGGGCTTGCTGCTAAACTGGAGATGGCCAAGTTCCTGCAGGAGACCATCGCAGAGATGGCCCGCCGGAACAAGGCTGCTGCCACCGGGGATGAGACGCAGAAATTTTCCACCTATGTGCAGCAG GTAAGGCACACAGGTGAGCAGCCCACCACCAAGGACATTGTGAGGTTCTCCAAGCTGTTTGAGGATGAACTGACCCTGGAGCATCTGGAGCGCCCCCAGCTGGTGGCACTTTGTAAGCTTCTGGAGCTGCAGCCCATCGGTACCAATAACCTGCTCCGCTTCCAGCTGATGATGCAGCTGCGTACCATCAAGACTGATGACGAG ATGATTGCTAAGGAGGGTATAGCTACAATGAATGCGGTGGAGCTCCAGGCTGCCTGTAGGAGTCGTGGGATGCGCTCTCTGGGTCTGACCACTGATCAGCTCCATGAACAACTCCAACAG TGGTTGGATCTGCATCTGAATGAGAACGTTCCTCCATCACTGCTATTGATGTCCCGGGCCATGTACCTGACCGACCTCAAACCCAAAGCTCCTGTAATTCCCTCAGTGCCCAAACTGGAG agaacCCCAGCGACTGCTGCAAAGAATGAAGGCTCAACTACAGAGAAGCCCTTGTCCTCCTCCATGGAGGTGATGATTGACTCTGCCCCTGTGATCAAAGATAGGAAG GCAGAGGAATTGGTGGAGAAGCCCAAAGGTTTGGATATGCCATCATCAGAAGCTCAGTTAATACAT GCTAAAGAGGCAGAGTTGGCTCAGAAATCCAAGATGAGTAGTGCAAACGGACTCTGA